In the genome of Ptychodera flava strain L36383 chromosome 13, AS_Pfla_20210202, whole genome shotgun sequence, one region contains:
- the LOC139147177 gene encoding protein-L-histidine N-pros-methyltransferase-like isoform X3 — translation MTKTSVNGVLGRGSMFVFSSQQFQDLMQIQDGWKAGKLLDLGAGDGMVTKFMEPYFEEIFATEMSPPMRWRLENRGYKVLEIDEWSDGSRQYDVISCLNLLDRCDKPLTILKDIRKSLVPDTGKLILAVVIPFKPYVEYESEDNWPSELLPVKGRYWEEQVTALIDNVFTPAGFTVLKFTRLPYLCEGDLHSPYYVLDDALFVLKVTDSSQSPIRTDCVLEL, via the exons atgaCCAAGACTTCAGTCAATGG AGTGTTAGGAAGAGGATCAATGTTTGTCTTCTCAAGTCAGCAATTCCAGGATTTAATGCAAATTCAAGATGGCTGGAAAGCTGGAAAACTTCTTGATCTTGGTGCTGGGGATGGCATGGTTACTAAGTTTATggagccatattttgaagaaatatttgcCACAGAAATGTCACCTCCGATGAGATGGAGACTGGAAAATAGAGGCTATAA AGTTTTAGAAATTGATGAGTGGTCAGATGGTAGCCGGCAGTACGATGTTATAAGTTGTTTAAATCTGTTAGATCGATGTGACAAACCACTGACGATATTAAAAGACATCAGAAAATCATTAGTGCCAGACACTGGAAAATTGATTCTTGCCGTTGTGATTCCATTTAAACCATATGTTGAGTATG AATCAGAGGATAACTGGCCGTCAGAACTACTTCCAGTCAAAGGAAGATACTGGGAAGAGCAAGTTACAGCACTGATTGACAATGTCTTCACGCCAGCTGGTTTCACTGTTCTCAAATTCACACGGCTTCCATATCTTTGTGAAGGAGATCTACACAGTCCATACTATGTTCTTGATGATGCTCTGTTTGTACTGAAAGTGACAGATTCAAGTCAATCACCAATCAGAACAGACTGTGTACTTGAACTCTGA
- the LOC139147177 gene encoding protein-L-histidine N-pros-methyltransferase-like isoform X2: MSGVYIRSPLVRSLYWKAVENRIDTTDTSVWYECDLTRLPDHLQDFFFQCYQDPATEEFLENCHAKSDWIITQLAHVFFKVFLSIFMTKTSVNGVLGRGSMFVFSSQQFQDLMQIQDGWKAGKLLDLGAGDGMVTKFMEPYFEEIFATEMSPPMRWRLENRGYKVLEIDEWSDGSRQYDVISCLNLLDRCDKPLTILKDIRKSLVPDTGKLILAVVIPFKPYVEYESEDNWPSELLPVKGRYWEEQVTALIDNVFTPAGFTVLKFTRLPYLCEGDLHSPYYVLDDALFVLKVTDSSQSPIRTDCVLEL, encoded by the exons ATGTCGGGTGTGTACATAAGAAGTCCTCTTGTGAGGTCACTGTACTGGAAAGCCGTTGAAAATCGAATTGACACCACCGACACCTCAGTC TGGTATGAGTGTGACCTTACTAGACTTCCGGACCATCtccaggattttttttttcaatgttatcaAGATCCTGCAACAGAAGAATTCCTTGAGAATTGCCATGCCAAATCAGATTGGATAATTACGCAATTAGCACACGTCTTCTTCAAagtttttttgtcaatatttatgaCCAAGACTTCAGTCAATGG AGTGTTAGGAAGAGGATCAATGTTTGTCTTCTCAAGTCAGCAATTCCAGGATTTAATGCAAATTCAAGATGGCTGGAAAGCTGGAAAACTTCTTGATCTTGGTGCTGGGGATGGCATGGTTACTAAGTTTATggagccatattttgaagaaatatttgcCACAGAAATGTCACCTCCGATGAGATGGAGACTGGAAAATAGAGGCTATAA AGTTTTAGAAATTGATGAGTGGTCAGATGGTAGCCGGCAGTACGATGTTATAAGTTGTTTAAATCTGTTAGATCGATGTGACAAACCACTGACGATATTAAAAGACATCAGAAAATCATTAGTGCCAGACACTGGAAAATTGATTCTTGCCGTTGTGATTCCATTTAAACCATATGTTGAGTATG AATCAGAGGATAACTGGCCGTCAGAACTACTTCCAGTCAAAGGAAGATACTGGGAAGAGCAAGTTACAGCACTGATTGACAATGTCTTCACGCCAGCTGGTTTCACTGTTCTCAAATTCACACGGCTTCCATATCTTTGTGAAGGAGATCTACACAGTCCATACTATGTTCTTGATGATGCTCTGTTTGTACTGAAAGTGACAGATTCAAGTCAATCACCAATCAGAACAGACTGTGTACTTGAACTCTGA
- the LOC139147184 gene encoding 26S proteasome non-ATPase regulatory subunit 7-like → MSATGGQIEKVVVHPLVLLSVVDHFNRMGKVGNQKRVCGVLLGSLRKDHVLDISNSFAVPFDEDDKDLAVMFLDHDYLECMYGMFKKVNAREKIVGWYHTGPKLHKNDIAVNDIIRNYCPNSVLVIIDAKPKDLGLPTEAYVAVEEVHDDGTPTSKTFEHIPSEIGAEEAEEVGVEHLLRDIKDTTVGTLSQRVTNQLMGLKGLHSHIQDIHSYLDKVAQGKLPVNHQIIYQLQDIFNLLPDVNFSEFVKAFLVKTNDQMLVVYLASLIRSIIALHNLINNKIHNRDAEKQEGQKKEDKDKDKDKKDKKDKDDKEKDKDKKKSDSSATKK, encoded by the exons ATGTCGGCAACGGGCGGCCAGATCGAGAAAGTTGTTGTCCACCCACTGGTTTTGCTCAGTGTTGTCGATCACTTCAATCGAATGGGCAAAGTAGGAAACCAAAAGAGAGTTTGTGGAGTGCTTCTTGGATCACTGAGGAAAGACCATGTTCTCGATATTTCAAATAGCTTTGCAG TTCCTTTTGATGAAGATGACAAGGATCTGGCAGTCATGTTTCTAGATCATGACTATTTGGAATGCATGTATGGCATGTTTAAAAAAGTTAATG CTAGGGAAAAGATTGTTGGCTGGTACCACACAGGCCCTAAACTTCACAAAAATGACATCGCAGTTAATGATATTATTAGAAATTACTGTCCAAATTCT GTATTGGTTATCATAGATGCTAAACCCAAAGATCTAGGTCTACCAACAGAAGCCTACGTTGCAGTTGAAGAAGTACATGAT GATGGAACTCCtacctcaaaaacttttgaacaTATTCCAAGTGAGATAGGAGCAGAAGAGGCAGAAGAAGTTGGGGTTGAACATCTCCTTAG GGATATAAAAGATACAACAGTTGGAACACTGTCACAGCGTGTCACCAACCAACTAATGGGTCTCAAGGGTCTCCATTCTCATATACAAGACATCCACAGCTACTTAGATAAAGTAGCCCAAGGAAAACTGCCAGTCAACCATCAGATTATCTACCAACTTCAGGACATTTTCAATCTCCTCCCAgatgtaaatttctctgaatTTGTGAAAGCTTTCCTTGTGAAAACAAATGACCAGATGCTTGTAGTGTACCTGGCATCACTTATAAGGTCAATCATTGCACTGCACAACCtcatcaacaacaaaatacacaacAGAGATGCTGAGAAACAAGAGGGTCAGAAGAAAGAGGACAAAGACAAGGACAAAGATAAGAAAGACAAGAAAGACAAAGATGATAAGGAGAAAGATAAAGATAAAAAGAAATCCGACTCATCTGCTACCAAGAAATAA
- the LOC139147177 gene encoding protein-L-histidine N-pros-methyltransferase-like isoform X1 → MVLGRSCVGRTGFGAKCLDPARGFAWVSGFAFRPKYPGKTSSYCAAANRVLDRLIEQKIDRSSRLPSPWAPVMWYECDLTRLPDHLQDFFFQCYQDPATEEFLENCHAKSDWIITQLAHVFFKVFLSIFMTKTSVNGVLGRGSMFVFSSQQFQDLMQIQDGWKAGKLLDLGAGDGMVTKFMEPYFEEIFATEMSPPMRWRLENRGYKVLEIDEWSDGSRQYDVISCLNLLDRCDKPLTILKDIRKSLVPDTGKLILAVVIPFKPYVEYESEDNWPSELLPVKGRYWEEQVTALIDNVFTPAGFTVLKFTRLPYLCEGDLHSPYYVLDDALFVLKVTDSSQSPIRTDCVLEL, encoded by the exons atggttttgggacgaagttgtgtggggcgaactggttttggtgcgaagtgtctggaccccgctcgaggttttgcctgggtatctGGTTTTGCcttccgacccaaatacccaggcaaaacctcgagctactgtgcTGCAGCTAATCGAGTACTGGATCGATtgatcgagcagaaaatcgatcgatcaagcagactacccagcccaTGGGCGCCTGTGATG TGGTATGAGTGTGACCTTACTAGACTTCCGGACCATCtccaggattttttttttcaatgttatcaAGATCCTGCAACAGAAGAATTCCTTGAGAATTGCCATGCCAAATCAGATTGGATAATTACGCAATTAGCACACGTCTTCTTCAAagtttttttgtcaatatttatgaCCAAGACTTCAGTCAATGG AGTGTTAGGAAGAGGATCAATGTTTGTCTTCTCAAGTCAGCAATTCCAGGATTTAATGCAAATTCAAGATGGCTGGAAAGCTGGAAAACTTCTTGATCTTGGTGCTGGGGATGGCATGGTTACTAAGTTTATggagccatattttgaagaaatatttgcCACAGAAATGTCACCTCCGATGAGATGGAGACTGGAAAATAGAGGCTATAA AGTTTTAGAAATTGATGAGTGGTCAGATGGTAGCCGGCAGTACGATGTTATAAGTTGTTTAAATCTGTTAGATCGATGTGACAAACCACTGACGATATTAAAAGACATCAGAAAATCATTAGTGCCAGACACTGGAAAATTGATTCTTGCCGTTGTGATTCCATTTAAACCATATGTTGAGTATG AATCAGAGGATAACTGGCCGTCAGAACTACTTCCAGTCAAAGGAAGATACTGGGAAGAGCAAGTTACAGCACTGATTGACAATGTCTTCACGCCAGCTGGTTTCACTGTTCTCAAATTCACACGGCTTCCATATCTTTGTGAAGGAGATCTACACAGTCCATACTATGTTCTTGATGATGCTCTGTTTGTACTGAAAGTGACAGATTCAAGTCAATCACCAATCAGAACAGACTGTGTACTTGAACTCTGA